In a genomic window of Alkalibaculum bacchi:
- a CDS encoding capping complex subunit for YIEGIA codes for MAKETIVAIVTTNKERVLYSGPPVFYAESKEEAEKTALLLSKITLAMIHDVENECFIIVQH; via the coding sequence ATGGCTAAGGAAACGATTGTCGCAATTGTTACAACAAATAAAGAAAGAGTATTATATAGCGGTCCACCCGTCTTTTATGCAGAAAGCAAAGAAGAAGCAGAAAAAACAGCACTACTCCTATCAAAGATTACGCTGGCTATGATTCACGATGTGGAGAATGAGTGCTTTATTATCGTCCAGCACTAA
- a CDS encoding YIEGIA family protein, with translation MENSISVIFIAIIMGTLARVLMIRVDYRQYPSYPQSFVSHLILGFVAACLGAVVTPAFLSKDYGAVTFLGLATAQFKDIRSMERESLERLESMELVKRGEAYIEDIAKRFEARNYVAFLTSFSVCTLSSILNQIFELEVILLLIVEIVFGLLLILFLKNILKPNTIADIADVKEGKIHFKGPLLMVDDVVIMNIGYQVSKDIILEKGMGITIYPKDENAVATLANIGQRQAIIHNLASQLGIRKDVDEPDFTPLARREPSTGNISLFIITMNNIPHDGIVIAKNVPVLESARRKPDGSEKKEG, from the coding sequence ATGGAAAATTCAATTTCAGTAATTTTTATTGCGATTATAATGGGGACTTTGGCTAGAGTGCTCATGATACGCGTTGATTATAGGCAATACCCTAGCTATCCACAATCCTTTGTCTCTCACTTAATTCTTGGTTTTGTTGCAGCCTGTCTAGGAGCAGTGGTTACCCCGGCTTTTTTATCTAAGGACTATGGAGCTGTAACCTTCCTAGGACTTGCTACAGCACAATTTAAAGATATACGAAGCATGGAAAGAGAGAGCTTAGAAAGACTTGAAAGCATGGAACTAGTTAAAAGAGGTGAGGCATATATTGAAGATATTGCTAAGCGATTTGAAGCGAGAAATTACGTTGCATTCTTAACCTCTTTTTCTGTTTGCACCTTATCCTCTATATTAAATCAAATTTTTGAATTAGAAGTGATTCTTTTGCTGATTGTTGAGATTGTATTTGGACTTCTTTTGATTTTGTTTTTAAAAAATATCCTAAAACCAAATACCATTGCAGATATTGCTGATGTAAAAGAAGGCAAAATCCATTTTAAAGGTCCCCTTCTTATGGTAGATGATGTGGTGATTATGAACATTGGTTACCAAGTATCTAAGGATATTATACTCGAAAAGGGTATGGGTATTACCATTTATCCAAAAGACGAAAACGCCGTGGCAACATTAGCCAATATTGGGCAGAGACAAGCAATCATTCATAATTTGGCAAGTCAATTGGGTATACGAAAAGATGTAGATGAACCAGATTTTACTCCATTAGCAAGGCGAGAACCAAGTACTGGTAATATTAGCTTGTTTATTATAACTATGAACAATATCCCTCACGATGGTATCGTTATTGCAAAAAATGTACCGGTTCTTGAAAGCGCTAGAAGAAAACCAGATGGTTCTGAAAAGAAAGAAGGGTAG
- the phoU gene encoding phosphate signaling complex protein PhoU translates to MVQRKVFENELARLHNEILLMGSIVEDMLRDSIDSLSNRDKSLAIEVIKRDDMVDGKEIEIQELCVLIIATQQPVASDVRRVTSAFKIINNLERIGDHAVNIANVTKDLLDKKINLKEITEIKRMSEIVIELVKKCIDSYINLDISQVEEILSLEEEVDNAHHNLRRDLVQRMSCDASMIEQYSKFIFVSSHLERVGDHAINIFESVNYMVTGEYKDF, encoded by the coding sequence TTGGTACAGAGAAAAGTGTTTGAAAATGAATTGGCGCGCTTGCATAATGAAATATTGTTAATGGGCTCTATTGTAGAGGATATGTTAAGAGACTCCATTGATTCCCTTTCAAATCGCGACAAAAGCTTAGCCATTGAAGTTATTAAACGAGATGATATGGTAGATGGAAAGGAAATAGAAATACAAGAACTATGTGTCTTAATTATTGCAACCCAGCAACCTGTTGCTTCAGATGTAAGAAGAGTTACATCTGCTTTTAAAATCATCAATAATCTAGAGCGAATTGGAGATCATGCAGTAAATATAGCAAATGTAACAAAAGATTTGTTAGATAAGAAAATTAATTTAAAGGAAATTACTGAAATCAAGAGAATGTCTGAAATCGTCATTGAATTAGTAAAGAAATGCATCGATTCTTATATCAACTTAGACATCAGTCAAGTGGAGGAAATATTATCCTTAGAAGAAGAAGTGGATAATGCTCACCATAATCTTCGTAGAGATTTAGTTCAAAGAATGTCATGTGATGCCAGCATGATAGAACAGTATTCAAAATTTATATTTGTATCGAGCCATTTAGAACGAGTAGGTGACCACGCAATTAATATATTTGAGTCTGTTAATTATATGGTCACTGGGGAGTATAAGGATTTTTAA
- the pstB gene encoding phosphate ABC transporter ATP-binding protein PstB, with the protein MKDRNKFFIKDLNLYYGTFRALINVNLNIVEKKVTAFIGPSGCGKSTLLRCLNRMNDLIEGVKIDGVVALDDTDIYGDIDVIKLRTKVGMVFQRPNPFPMSCYDNIAYGPRCQGIKDKATLDELVEKSLKQAALWDEVKDRLNKSALGLSGGQQQRLCIARAVAMEPEVILMDEPTSALDPIATSKIEELMESLKEDYTIVIVTHSMQQAARISDNTAFFLSGEVVESDITSNIFTKPRDKRTEDYITGRFG; encoded by the coding sequence TTGAAAGATCGAAATAAATTTTTTATAAAAGACTTAAATTTATATTATGGCACTTTCCGGGCCCTTATTAATGTAAATTTAAATATTGTAGAAAAAAAGGTTACTGCATTCATTGGACCTTCTGGTTGTGGGAAATCCACATTACTTCGATGCTTGAATAGAATGAACGATCTCATTGAAGGGGTAAAAATCGATGGTGTAGTGGCTCTGGATGATACCGATATATACGGTGATATAGACGTTATTAAACTTCGAACAAAAGTTGGCATGGTTTTCCAAAGACCAAACCCCTTTCCTATGAGTTGTTATGATAATATTGCCTACGGCCCAAGGTGCCAAGGGATTAAGGATAAAGCTACATTAGATGAATTGGTTGAAAAAAGTTTAAAACAGGCGGCGCTTTGGGATGAAGTAAAAGACCGTTTGAATAAATCTGCACTAGGCTTATCTGGTGGACAACAACAAAGACTTTGTATTGCAAGAGCAGTGGCTATGGAACCAGAAGTCATATTGATGGATGAACCAACTTCAGCTCTAGACCCTATCGCTACTTCTAAAATTGAAGAACTAATGGAAAGTCTTAAGGAAGATTACACCATCGTTATCGTTACCCACTCCATGCAACAAGCAGCCAGAATATCAGACAATACAGCGTTCTTCTTATCAGGAGAGGTCGTTGAAAGTGACATTACCTCTAATATTTTCACAAAACCTCGTGATAAGAGAACAGAGGATTATATTACTGGTAGATTTGGTTGA
- the pstA gene encoding phosphate ABC transporter permease PstA encodes MRKIKDNIVKFIIILSSVISVGILVAILGFVFGKGLGQISKDFFVNEYNSSSYYLSFNAENIKSNISEDKLLDSKYREGMYNIIEKPIYIENIGGAIGIIENTRAKNTDVMITYVENKSPMSKAVDRTGKSIGIKEGFLLNRINGEKVEDKSLEEIVNILEETSGKIELKVVSVGGGVFPNIVTTVYMILLSLGIAAPIGILAAIFLVEYAKPGKLVNLIRFATESLSGIPSIIFGLFGMAFFVVFLKFSLSILSGALTLSIILLPTIIRSTEEALKAVPDSYREASYGVGASKLQTIRKIIVPSAMPGILVAVILSIGRIIGESAALLLTAGTVAKIPDSLFSSGSTLTVQAYYLAKEEGNIEMACAIGIVVILLVIVLNIIAKLITRLFNRANY; translated from the coding sequence ATGAGAAAAATTAAAGATAATATTGTAAAATTCATTATCATATTGTCCTCCGTAATCAGCGTAGGAATATTAGTTGCCATCTTAGGATTCGTTTTTGGAAAAGGCTTAGGTCAAATCAGCAAGGACTTTTTTGTCAATGAGTACAATTCTTCTTCTTATTATTTGAGTTTTAATGCAGAAAACATAAAATCAAATATAAGTGAAGACAAGTTATTAGACTCAAAGTACAGAGAAGGAATGTATAATATAATAGAAAAACCAATATACATTGAAAATATTGGTGGAGCTATAGGTATTATCGAAAATACAAGAGCGAAAAATACAGATGTTATGATCACTTATGTTGAAAATAAATCACCTATGAGTAAAGCCGTAGATCGTACAGGTAAATCTATTGGTATAAAGGAAGGATTTCTACTTAATCGAATTAATGGCGAAAAAGTAGAAGATAAATCCTTAGAAGAAATCGTAAATATATTAGAAGAAACAAGTGGAAAAATCGAGTTAAAAGTAGTTTCGGTAGGTGGAGGCGTATTTCCAAATATCGTTACTACCGTATATATGATATTATTATCTTTAGGAATTGCCGCGCCAATAGGGATTTTAGCTGCTATTTTCCTAGTGGAGTATGCAAAACCAGGTAAACTCGTTAATCTTATTCGTTTTGCTACTGAAAGTTTATCAGGAATTCCTTCAATTATCTTTGGTTTATTTGGTATGGCTTTTTTCGTAGTATTTTTGAAATTTAGCCTTTCTATACTTTCAGGAGCGTTGACCTTAAGTATTATCTTGCTTCCAACAATTATTCGAAGTACAGAAGAGGCTCTCAAAGCTGTTCCAGATTCTTATAGAGAAGCGTCATATGGAGTAGGTGCATCAAAATTACAGACCATTAGAAAGATCATCGTTCCTAGCGCTATGCCAGGAATTCTTGTAGCGGTAATACTCAGTATAGGACGAATTATTGGAGAGTCTGCTGCTCTATTATTGACCGCAGGAACCGTTGCAAAGATTCCAGATAGCTTGTTTTCTTCAGGAAGTACTCTTACAGTACAAGCTTATTATTTAGCAAAAGAAGAAGGCAATATTGAAATGGCGTGTGCTATAGGAATTGTGGTAATATTATTAGTAATTGTACTAAATATCATTGCAAAGCTTATTACTCGCTTATTTAACAGAGCGAATTATTAA
- the pstC gene encoding phosphate ABC transporter permease subunit PstC, which translates to MDLMKDNKTDKTRKENFFKYVFMFCAFVAVISVFAITFFVFFRGLKPFMPGTNGYSIVDFLTGLEWRPGQNKFGILYMIVGSIFATAGAIAIGVPVGLLTAVFIAELAPKRLADIIRPAVELLAGIPSVLYGVFGLGIIVSILKGYSPYAQGQSLLASILVLAIMILPTVVSMSETAIRAVPSSYKEGSLALGASKIQTIFKVIIPAARSGILAGVVLGIGRAIGETMAVMLVAGNPIAGIPTSLWDKIRPLTTNIALEMGYASGMHQDLLFSTGVVLFVFIMIINFTLNKIIQKKIS; encoded by the coding sequence GTGGATTTAATGAAAGATAACAAGACGGATAAAACTCGCAAAGAAAATTTTTTCAAATATGTATTTATGTTTTGTGCTTTTGTGGCAGTAATTAGTGTATTTGCAATTACCTTTTTTGTTTTTTTCAGAGGGTTAAAGCCTTTTATGCCTGGAACGAATGGTTACTCTATCGTTGATTTTTTGACAGGACTAGAATGGAGACCAGGTCAAAATAAATTTGGAATCTTATATATGATAGTAGGGTCTATATTTGCTACTGCTGGTGCCATTGCTATAGGTGTGCCTGTAGGTTTGTTAACAGCAGTTTTTATTGCAGAACTTGCCCCTAAAAGACTAGCAGATATTATTCGACCAGCAGTTGAACTCTTAGCAGGTATCCCTTCTGTATTGTATGGCGTATTTGGTTTAGGAATCATTGTAAGTATATTAAAAGGGTATTCTCCTTATGCTCAGGGACAATCTCTTTTAGCCAGTATTTTAGTATTAGCTATTATGATTTTGCCAACTGTTGTTTCTATGTCTGAAACAGCTATCCGCGCAGTACCATCATCTTATAAAGAAGGATCTTTAGCTTTAGGAGCCTCTAAAATACAGACGATTTTTAAGGTCATTATACCTGCTGCTAGATCAGGCATCTTAGCAGGTGTAGTATTAGGTATAGGTCGCGCTATTGGTGAGACTATGGCGGTTATGTTGGTTGCTGGTAATCCAATTGCTGGAATTCCTACATCTCTTTGGGATAAAATCAGACCTCTTACCACAAATATTGCTCTAGAAATGGGATACGCATCTGGTATGCACCAAGATCTTCTTTTCTCAACAGGTGTAGTATTATTCGTGTTTATTATGATTATCAATTTTACATTAAATAAGATAATCCAAAAGAAAATAAGTTAA
- a CDS encoding phosphate ABC transporter substrate-binding protein, with protein sequence MKKLSIAMLIMLLSFAFFTGCSNNGGSTEENETGTETGNTTVSGEIVAGGSTSTKNIMEATLDEFAALNPDVTAEYNATGSSDGVKNADSGVYQIGTASRNIKEEEKALGLTEKIFAYDGIAVIVNPANKVKDITVEQLAQIYKGEITNWKDLGGEDAQIVVVSREDGSGTRGAFEEIVGFEEELTANATIAEGNGNVQSTVAENENTIGYVSFTYINDTIKALTVEGVEATTDNVLNETYKVSRPFVMVYQDDNLNDAGKAYIEFLMGEEGQAIVEEEGGIPVK encoded by the coding sequence TTGAAAAAATTATCAATCGCCATGCTAATTATGCTATTAAGTTTTGCTTTCTTCACAGGATGTTCAAACAATGGAGGATCTACAGAAGAAAATGAAACAGGTACAGAAACGGGAAATACTACAGTATCTGGAGAAATTGTTGCAGGTGGATCTACTTCAACAAAAAATATTATGGAAGCTACTTTAGACGAATTTGCAGCATTAAATCCAGATGTAACTGCTGAATATAATGCTACGGGTTCTTCTGACGGTGTAAAAAATGCAGATTCTGGTGTATACCAAATCGGGACAGCTTCTAGAAACATTAAAGAAGAAGAAAAAGCTTTAGGCTTAACTGAAAAAATCTTTGCTTATGACGGAATTGCTGTAATTGTAAATCCAGCAAACAAAGTAAAAGATATTACAGTTGAACAATTAGCTCAAATCTACAAAGGTGAAATCACGAATTGGAAAGATTTAGGAGGAGAAGACGCTCAAATCGTAGTTGTTAGTAGAGAAGATGGTTCAGGTACAAGAGGTGCTTTTGAAGAAATCGTAGGATTTGAAGAAGAACTTACAGCGAATGCAACAATTGCTGAAGGAAATGGTAATGTTCAATCAACTGTAGCTGAAAATGAAAATACTATTGGTTACGTATCTTTCACTTACATCAATGATACAATCAAAGCTTTAACTGTTGAAGGCGTAGAAGCAACTACTGATAATGTATTAAACGAAACGTATAAAGTTTCTAGACCATTCGTTATGGTTTACCAAGATGACAACTTAAATGATGCGGGTAAAGCGTACATCGAATTCTTAATGGGTGAAGAAGGACAGGCGATTGTTGAAGAAGAAGGCGGCATTCCTGTAAAATAA
- a CDS encoding ATP-binding protein: protein MYKRILINFIVILFLCISAIAFGIYNTAKTEYYNVMETRLIETAQLIRLDIQTVEDFQSIKNQRKFEHFSEVTNSRLTIVSKDGQVHFDSEADSSTMKNHSNRPEIQGALNGTATMSTRFSDSLDVNMMYVAIPIEIDGEIIGAIRNSIPLHTLKNVTNALINDMAISIFVTLMIGSLIFYILIKNIVKPLKATTDFARKISEGNYKKRLSMIRDDEIGSLAESLNNMAKRLEYSFAKLSERNFQLESVLSNVKNGIVATDDKEQIILINEGAIQMLNLSNMEDVKGKNILTAFRIYDLYEKIKNFDYNEHDLNIFEYQFKEKILSIYVKQIYYSNSIKTGFLIVIQDITQIRKYENLRKDFVANVTHELKTPITSIKGFIETLTSGGIEDENIKIKFYNIIDSETNRLIHLVEDILTLSGLDSQTTITQSEQELVNVMAYMDSIYSLMEKLAEDKDISLSIQIDEELKEVPFNSNHFKQLMINLIDNAIKYNKNGGCVIVKMYMKESNAIIEVQDDGIGIPKRDLPRIFERFYRVDKGRSRQAGGTGLGLAIVKHIVQVNNSTIRVESIVDKGTTFFVEIPLNTEDA, encoded by the coding sequence ATGTATAAGCGAATATTAATCAATTTTATCGTTATATTATTTTTATGTATCAGTGCAATTGCATTTGGAATTTACAATACTGCAAAAACGGAATATTACAATGTGATGGAAACTCGTCTAATAGAAACAGCACAGCTGATTCGTTTAGATATTCAAACTGTAGAGGATTTTCAATCCATTAAAAATCAAAGGAAATTTGAACATTTTTCAGAAGTGACTAATTCTAGATTGACTATCGTAAGTAAAGATGGTCAAGTGCATTTTGACTCTGAGGCAGATAGCTCTACAATGAAAAATCATAGTAATCGTCCTGAAATTCAAGGGGCATTAAATGGAACTGCTACTATGAGTACGAGATTCAGCGACTCATTAGATGTTAACATGATGTATGTAGCTATTCCCATTGAAATAGATGGTGAAATCATCGGGGCTATTCGCAATTCTATCCCCCTTCATACCTTAAAAAACGTGACCAATGCTCTTATTAATGATATGGCCATTTCTATTTTCGTCACTCTTATGATAGGTAGCTTAATCTTCTATATACTAATCAAAAATATTGTTAAACCATTAAAAGCCACCACTGATTTTGCAAGGAAAATATCAGAGGGCAATTATAAAAAGCGCCTTAGTATGATTCGAGATGACGAAATCGGAAGTTTGGCAGAGTCCCTTAATAATATGGCGAAGCGACTAGAATATTCCTTTGCGAAATTATCGGAAAGAAACTTTCAGCTAGAGTCTGTTTTATCCAATGTAAAAAATGGAATTGTGGCTACAGATGATAAAGAGCAAATAATACTCATCAATGAGGGTGCCATTCAAATGCTGAATCTTTCGAATATGGAGGATGTCAAAGGAAAGAATATTTTAACTGCATTTAGAATATACGATTTGTACGAAAAAATCAAAAATTTTGATTACAATGAACACGATCTAAATATTTTTGAATATCAATTTAAGGAGAAAATTCTTAGTATATACGTAAAACAAATTTATTATTCTAATAGCATAAAGACGGGATTCTTAATAGTGATACAAGATATTACTCAAATTCGTAAATATGAAAATCTTCGGAAGGACTTTGTAGCAAATGTCACTCATGAACTTAAGACGCCTATTACTTCCATAAAAGGTTTTATCGAAACATTGACTTCAGGTGGCATAGAAGATGAAAATATAAAGATAAAGTTTTACAATATAATTGATTCAGAGACCAATCGATTAATTCATTTAGTAGAAGATATCTTAACTTTGTCTGGTTTAGACAGTCAAACTACTATAACTCAATCCGAACAAGAATTGGTAAATGTGATGGCCTATATGGATAGTATCTATTCCTTGATGGAAAAGCTTGCTGAAGATAAAGATATAAGTTTATCTATACAAATAGATGAAGAGCTTAAAGAAGTTCCTTTTAACAGCAACCATTTTAAACAGCTCATGATTAATCTTATTGACAATGCCATTAAGTATAATAAAAATGGTGGATGTGTCATTGTAAAAATGTACATGAAGGAGAGCAATGCAATTATTGAAGTTCAGGATGATGGCATAGGGATTCCAAAGAGAGATTTGCCAAGAATTTTTGAACGCTTTTACAGAGTAGATAAGGGCAGATCTAGGCAAGCTGGTGGAACTGGTTTAGGATTAGCCATTGTAAAGCATATTGTTCAGGTGAATAATAGTACAATAAGAGTAGAAAGTATAGTTGATAAGGGGACTACATTTTTTGTTGAAATACCCTTAAATACTGAAGATGCTTGA
- a CDS encoding response regulator transcription factor has product MDKILVVEDERNIFELIKFNLENNGYEVIGVDDGALAIDTILSERPKLVVLDLMLPNKDGMSICREVRETAEIKKTPIIILTAKETEFDKVLGLELGADDYITKPFSVKELIARVKALLRRSVNSEEETSNIVRFGDIELHQDAFRAYKGGKQVALTLKEYELLLLLAKNRGKVLNRNFLLDTIWGYDYIGETRTVDVHIRHIRQKIEDDPSNPKYIETVRGVGYRFKA; this is encoded by the coding sequence ATGGACAAGATACTAGTTGTAGAAGATGAACGTAATATTTTTGAATTAATCAAATTTAATCTTGAAAACAACGGTTACGAAGTAATTGGTGTAGATGATGGAGCATTAGCAATAGATACAATTCTTTCAGAGAGACCTAAGTTGGTAGTTTTAGACTTGATGCTACCAAACAAAGATGGTATGTCTATCTGTAGAGAAGTAAGAGAGACTGCTGAAATCAAAAAGACACCAATTATTATATTGACTGCCAAAGAGACGGAGTTTGATAAGGTCTTAGGCTTAGAATTAGGTGCAGATGATTATATCACAAAACCTTTTAGCGTAAAAGAATTAATCGCTAGAGTAAAGGCACTACTAAGAAGGTCTGTAAATAGCGAAGAAGAAACATCTAATATTGTTAGATTTGGTGATATTGAGCTTCATCAGGATGCTTTTCGCGCATATAAAGGTGGCAAACAGGTAGCTCTTACATTAAAGGAATATGAACTATTATTATTATTAGCAAAAAACAGAGGAAAAGTACTCAATCGAAACTTTTTGCTAGATACCATATGGGGTTATGATTATATCGGTGAAACTCGAACAGTAGATGTACATATACGCCATATTCGTCAAAAAATTGAGGATGACCCTTCAAACCCCAAATATATTGAAACAGTAAGAGGTGTGGGTTATCGGTTTAAAGCATAA
- a CDS encoding SoxR reducing system RseC family protein produces MIEIGTVDSIVGKKAKVIIERSAMCGDCGACQVGKDKLTMETTVLNTVNARVGDRVEVEMAFKNVLMASIIAYGIPLLLFIIGAVLSSLFTGEAENPVISFISGLVLMAVAFIIIKILDKKDAFAFTYEPQITNIITKTNP; encoded by the coding sequence ATGATAGAAATAGGTACAGTCGATTCTATAGTAGGAAAAAAGGCAAAGGTAATTATTGAACGTAGTGCTATGTGTGGAGATTGCGGTGCTTGCCAGGTGGGAAAAGATAAACTCACTATGGAGACCACCGTTCTAAATACTGTAAACGCCAGGGTAGGGGATAGGGTAGAAGTAGAGATGGCTTTTAAAAATGTCTTAATGGCTTCAATAATCGCCTATGGAATTCCACTACTACTCTTTATAATAGGAGCGGTGCTGTCTTCCCTATTTACAGGAGAAGCCGAAAATCCAGTTATAAGCTTTATCTCAGGTCTCGTGCTTATGGCGGTGGCTTTTATTATAATAAAAATACTCGATAAAAAAGATGCATTCGCGTTCACCTATGAACCACAAATTACAAATATCATTACAAAAACAAACCCATGA
- the aspS gene encoding aspartate--tRNA ligase, which produces MNTSTSYRTHMCAQLNEDNINQEVKLSGWVQKWRDLGGVTFIDLRDRSGIVQIVFDESDNAEAAKLASTLRNEYVIQVCGNVVKRAEETINPNLPTGTIEVKCHSLKVLDAAQTPPIYIDDSDTSKESIRLKYRYLDLRKQNMKHSIMMRHKVTSFVRNFLDDEGFIDIETPMLTKPTPEGARDFLVPSRVQKGSFFALPQSPQLYKQILMVSGFDRYYQIVKCFRDEDLRQDRQPEFTQIDMELSFVNEEDIMDTNERMVAALFKKFKGIDISLPLKKMPYKEAMERFGSDKPDTRFGFELVDVKEVFKNTGFKVFADNIAKGGDIRAINAKGCGESFSRREIDALVEYVKIYKAKGLSWVKVTDDGIKSPIEKFLSDEEINQLLVTTNAEPDDLILIVGDKPSIVFDALGHLRLELARKLEIEYDREYDFLWVTDFPLFEYSEEENRYMAKHHPFTCPREEDIPLMESNPGAVRAKAYDMVVNGVEMGGGSIRIHNKELQEKMFAALGFTKENAEEQFGFLLEAFKYGTPPHGGIAFGLDRMMMLLLDIDNIREVIAFPKTQNHGCLMTSAPGPAKEESLVELGIELDLEN; this is translated from the coding sequence ATGAACACAAGCACAAGTTATAGAACACATATGTGTGCCCAATTAAATGAAGATAACATCAATCAAGAGGTAAAGCTATCCGGTTGGGTACAAAAATGGAGAGACCTTGGCGGGGTAACATTTATTGATTTAAGAGATCGAAGCGGAATCGTGCAAATCGTGTTTGATGAAAGCGATAATGCAGAAGCTGCTAAATTAGCTTCTACCCTTCGAAATGAATACGTAATCCAAGTATGCGGTAATGTAGTAAAGAGGGCAGAAGAAACCATTAATCCCAATTTGCCTACAGGTACAATTGAAGTAAAATGTCACAGTCTAAAAGTACTAGATGCAGCTCAAACCCCACCAATCTATATTGATGATTCAGATACTTCGAAAGAGAGTATTCGATTAAAATACCGATATTTAGATCTTAGAAAACAAAATATGAAACACAGTATCATGATGAGACATAAGGTAACAAGTTTTGTTCGAAACTTTTTAGATGATGAGGGATTTATAGATATTGAAACACCTATGCTTACAAAGCCAACTCCAGAAGGAGCGAGGGACTTTCTTGTGCCAAGCAGAGTTCAAAAGGGTAGTTTCTTTGCATTACCTCAATCACCACAATTGTATAAGCAAATTTTAATGGTCTCTGGTTTCGACAGATATTATCAAATTGTAAAGTGTTTTAGGGATGAAGATTTAAGACAAGATCGTCAACCAGAATTTACTCAGATCGATATGGAGTTATCCTTTGTCAATGAGGAAGACATTATGGATACAAATGAAAGAATGGTTGCAGCACTATTTAAAAAATTTAAAGGAATAGATATTTCTCTTCCATTAAAGAAAATGCCTTACAAAGAAGCAATGGAGCGATTTGGCTCCGATAAGCCAGATACTCGTTTTGGATTTGAATTAGTAGATGTAAAAGAAGTATTTAAAAACACGGGATTTAAAGTTTTTGCAGATAATATTGCAAAAGGCGGCGATATCCGAGCCATAAATGCAAAAGGCTGCGGAGAATCTTTTAGCAGAAGAGAAATTGACGCTTTAGTAGAGTACGTTAAAATATACAAGGCAAAGGGCTTGTCTTGGGTAAAGGTAACAGATGACGGAATCAAATCACCAATTGAAAAATTCTTAAGCGATGAAGAAATCAATCAATTATTAGTGACTACAAATGCAGAGCCAGATGATTTGATTCTAATCGTAGGAGACAAACCCTCTATCGTATTTGATGCCTTAGGTCATTTGAGATTAGAACTAGCTCGAAAATTAGAAATAGAATATGATAGAGAGTACGATTTCCTTTGGGTTACAGACTTCCCATTGTTTGAGTATTCAGAAGAAGAAAATAGATACATGGCAAAACACCATCCATTTACTTGCCCTAGAGAAGAAGACATTCCATTAATGGAATCTAATCCAGGTGCAGTTCGTGCAAAGGCATACGACATGGTCGTCAACGGCGTTGAAATGGGTGGAGGAAGCATTCGAATTCACAACAAAGAACTTCAAGAAAAGATGTTTGCTGCATTAGGTTTTACAAAAGAAAATGCAGAGGAACAATTTGGATTCTTACTAGAAGCCTTTAAATACGGCACACCACCTCATGGCGGAATAGCATTTGGTTTAGATAGGATGATGATGTTGCTTCTTGACATTGATAACATCAGAGAAGTAATCGCATTCCCTAAAACACAAAATCATGGTTGCCTGATGACCAGCGCACCAGGCCCAGCAAAAGAAGAGAGCTTGGTAGAATTGGGAATCGAATTGGATTTAGAAAACTGA